The DNA sequence CCAAACTTGATGGAGAGATAGAAACATTTGCTCGCTATATAAAAGAGGGGAAAATAGTTGCCATCAAAGGAGTAGGTGGATTTCATATTGTATGTGATGCAACAAACAATACGGTAATTCAAAAGCTAAGAGAGTACAAAAAACGCCCTACTAAACCGTTTGCACTTATGTGTAAAGATATTGAACAGGTAAAAACTGTTGCAGAGGTAGATTCAAAAGAGAAAGAGTTGTTAAACTCAAAAGAAGCACCTATTGTTATAGTGAGAAAAAAAACGGATGCAAAGCTCTCAGAGCTTATAGCTCCAAATATAGATAGAATAGGATGTATGCTGACATACACACCGTTACATCATCTTTTATTTGAATGTTTAGAAAATCCCATCGTTGCTACAAGTGCTAATTTAGGTGAAGAACCGATAATTACAACAAAAGAAGAGATAGAGAAAAAACTCCCTTTTATTGAGCATATCTTAGATTTTGACCGAGAGATTGTAAATGCGATCGATGATTCACTTGTACAAGTAGTAGACTCTAAAATGCAAGTGCTAAGATTGGGTCGCGGGTACGCACCGAAAGTAGTAAAATTACCCCATAAATCAGACAAAAATATTTTAGCCGTAGGAGCGAATGCAAAAAGTTCCATAGCCTTAGTAATGGAAGATAACATTATTCTCTCACCCCATATAGGTGATTTGGACTCTTTAGAAGCATTTACTTATTTTGAGAGAACCTATGAGAGTTTTAAAGGATTCTACGATTTTAAACCGCAGCAAATTATCTGTGACAAACATCCTAATTATTTAAGTACAAAATGGGCAAATTCTCAAAACCTGCCACTACAAACAATGCAACACCACTTAGCACATATCTATGCAACAAAAGCTGAGTTTGCTCTTGTAGATGATTATTTAGGATTCAGTTTTGACGGAACAGGTTTTGGAGATGACGGTACTTTATGGGGCGGGGAGATTTTTGTAGGAGATGAGCGAAAATACCACTTTAAACCTCTTAAACTTTTAGGCGGCGTAAAAGCTATAAAGGAACCAAGACGTATAGCGTTGAGCTTGTTGTTTGAAAAGTTGAATTTTGATGAGGTCTGTAAGCTTAATCTTGAATGTGTGAAAAGTTTTTCAACAACCGAGTTAAAGATGTTATGCCAAAGTTATGAAAAAAATCTCAATGCTCCTCTAAGCTCTTCTGTTGGACGTCTTTTTGATTTAGTTGCATCATTTGCAGGTTTGGCTCAGCAAATAAGTTATGAGGGTGAAAGTGGGCTTTTATGTGAGAGTATTTATGATGTTAATTTAACAGAAGTATTAGAATATAGTCTTCAAAACGGTGTGATCGAGATAGATTTTTTCAAGTACATATCCGATCAAGATGCAGAGATAAAAAAGTTTCCAACGCTTTTCATTAATACATTAGCTGATATAATTGTTACAATAGCTTTGCAAGAGCATATGGAAGTGATTTTAAGCGGTGGGGTTTTTCAAAATAGAACACTTTTAGAACTGGTAACATCAAAGTTGAAAAAAGCAGGAGTAAAATACTTTTTTCAGCAAACAACTCCCATCAATGACGGGGGAATTGCTCTGGGGCAGGCATATTATTATTTTGATAAACAAAAATAATCAAAAAAGAGCAAAATTAATTTTCTTTTTACTTTAAAAATATAGAATAATGAATAACTATTCATTTTTTGAGTAGAAGTTCATCTTTAAGGAAACGCATTATGAAAATCTTATTGGCATTGATGGCTCTTTCAGCTATGGCATTTGGACACACAACAACTCTAGAGAGTGGTGGTTTTAGCAGTGGTTTTTTACACCCGATTAGTGGGCTTGATCATATCTTGGCAATGGTTGGTGTAGGTATGCTTGCATATGCATCGGCTAGAAAAGGTGCTGTACTTTTAGTTGCTTTTATGGGAGCGATGGTTGTAGCTGCTACTTTAGGTTTTGCAGGTGTTGAATTCGCATATACTGAAGAGGGGATTTTACTCTCTATAGCAGTTGTTTTCGCACTTATCGGTTTTGCTAAAAAGATCTCTATGGGTGCAATCGTTGCAATTATTGCGTTTTTCGGAATGTTTCATGGATTTGCTCATGGTGCAGAGTTCCAAAGCGGAAGCTTTTTAGCATATATGGCAGGTTTTTCTACTTCGACACTTCTTTTACACATCAGCGGTATTGCTCTAGCATATGCATATGCTAAAACTGCGATGAAAAAACAAACACAGTTAGCATAAATATGTGTCAAGATTGCGGCTGTAGTATAACAACTGATGTTCATGAACATACTCATGAACATCACCATCACGATCATGGACATCATCATCATGACCATGGTCATCATCATCACGGAAGTAGTGAAGAACATCAAAAAGCGCATGCACATATTCACGATAATCCTCAACTCAATGACCCAAAAACAATCTCGGTAATCTCAAAGATACTTGATAAAAACGATCATGAAGCAGCACACAACAGAGAGCATTTAAACTCTCATAAGGTGCTCGGAATAAATCTCATGAGTAGTCCGGGAAGTGGAAAAACCACTTTACTAGAACATCTTGCAGACGTAGCTGATTTTAAGTTCAGTGTAGTTGAGGGTGATCTTGAAACAAGCCGTGATGCTGAAAGATTACAAAGCAAAGGGATAACGGCACATCAAATACAGACAGGTTCGGCATGTCATTTAGATGCATTTATGGTGCATAAGGCATTACATCATATAGATTTAGATGCTGTTGATGTTTGTTTTGTCGAGAATGTTGGAAATCTGGTTTGTCCTGCAAGTTATGATGTAGGTACACATTTAAATATTGTACTTGTATCTGTACCTGAAGGGGAAGACAAGATCGCAAAATATCCTGTGATGTTTCGTCAAGCAGATTTAATCCTTTTCACGAAAACAGATCTTTTGCCTTATTTTGATTACAATATTGAAAAAGAGAAAGAGATGGCTCGAAAGCTCAAACCAAATGTAGATATTTTAGAAGTGAGCACAAAAGATGAAGAGAGCTTGAAAAAAGTGGCTTCTTGGATAAAGTTTAAAATGGAGATGCGTTAATGTGTCTTTCTATTCCGTCTAAAGTCGTTCAGATTGATGAACAAACAAATATTGCAACCGTAGATACTATGGGTGTTCAACGTGAAGCAAGTTTGGATCTGATGGCTGAAGGTGATGTAGCGATTGGTGATTATGTACTGATTCATATAGGTTTTATTATGAATAAAATAGATGAAGAAGACGCACTTGCTTCCTTGGAGACTTATAAAGAGATACTTACAGCTATGGATGAGGAGGAGAGGCAAAACGCCATATTAGAGGCTGATAGATGTGAAGGAAGCTGATGGGTTTAGAATTAAAAAATCTTTATAATGATTTCCGTGATGCAAAAACTATCAAAGCTTATGCAAAACTCATAGCACAAGATGCAAAAAAACTGCCCCGTCCCATAAACATTATGGAGGTGTGCGGCGGTCATACCCATACTATTATGAAGTATGGAATACTACAACTTTTACCACCCAACATAAAATTTATTCACGGGCCCGGATGTCCCGTATGTGTCATGCCTAAAGAGAGAGTAGACCATGCTTATGCATTAGCTATGCAAAAAGATGTGATCCTCGTGACGCTTGGAGATATGATCAAAGTACCAGGAAGTAACGGGAGCCTACAAGATGCTCGTGCAAAAGGTGCCGATGTACGTTTTGTGTACTCACCTATGGAGTGTCTAAAAATTTCAAAAGAAAATCCAACAAAGAGAATTATCTTTTTTGCCATAGGATTTGAAACAACGACACCGATGACAGCGGCACTGCTTGAGCAAGTTATAAAACAAGATATACATAATATTTTGGTTCATATAAATCATGTTACCGTTCCCGAACCGATGCGTGTACTGCTTAGTGATGATGAGTGTAATATAGATGCCTTTTTGGGACCCTCACACGTAAGCGTAATCAGCGGTAGTAAAATTTATGAAGAGTTTCCTAAAAAATGGGGCAAGCCTGTTGTTGTGAGTGGATTCGAGCCTGTTGATGTAATGGAATCTATCAGTATGGTAGTAAAACAGTTTGTAGAGTCTCGCTGTGAGCTTGAAGTACAATATAAACGTGCCGTTACATATGATGGAAATCTAAATGCACAAAAGTTGATCGCAAAGTATTTTGAAAAAGCACCACATTTTCGTTTTCGAGGACTTGGAGATATTCCCGAGGGTGGCTTGAAACTGAAAAAAGAATACGATAAATACAATGCAGAGGTGATATACGATGCAATACTCCCTAAAGAGGAGATAGATGATCACAAACTTTGTAAGTGTGGAGAGATATTAAAAGGAAAAGCGACTCCACCGGAGTGCAGCATCTTTGGAACTGCCTGTAAACCAAATACTCCGATCGGCAGTTGTATGGTAAGCAGTGAAGGTGCATGTGCCGCTTATTATAAATATGGTAACCTTTTATAGAATATAAAGTAGGAAAATTTTTAATGACAAATACAATAACTCTAGCACAAGGTAACGGCGGAGAAGAAAATAACGAACTTATCTCTAACGTATTTTATAGAGCATTTGAAAATGAGATACTTGCAAAAAGTGAAGATGCCGCTGTTATAGAATCGGGAAAACTGGCTATGAGTACGGACAGTTTTACTGTATCGCCATTATTTTTTAATGGTGGAGACATTGGAAAGCTTGCGGTTTGCGGTACATGTAACGATCTAGCTATGATGGGTGCAAAACCTAAATACCTTACTTGCAGTGTTATCATGGAAGAGGGCTTTGAGCTTAATCAACTTAAAAGCATTGTTGAGAGTATGAAAAGCGAACTTGCAAAAAACGGTGCTGTAGTTGTCAGCGGCGATACGAAAGTGGTGCAAAAGGGGAGTGTAGATAAAATATTTATCAACACGACTGGTATAGGGGAAGTACTGCAAGAAGGGATCAGCTCAAATAACATAAGTGAAGATGATTTGATTTTAGTGAGTCGTGATATTGGTGCCCACGGTGCCGCTATTTTTGCAGCCCGTGAGGGGATAGAACTCGAAACGGAATTACAAAGTGATTGTGAAAGTTTGTTTTCAACCGTAGAAGCTTTAATAACTAACGGTATACAAATAACAGCAATGCGTGATGCAACCCGTGGAGGATTAGCTGCAGTTTTAAACGAATGGGCAAAACAATCAGATGTATGTATAGAGGTTGAAGAAGAAAAAATCCCTGTAAATCAATATGTGCAAGGTATTTGTGAGATGCTTGGATTTGAAGCGATAGCTCTGGCAAATGAGGGGACTTTTGTATTAGCGGTAAAAGAGAAAGATACACAAACAGCTTTAGATGTTTTACGCAAATTTCATCCAAATGCGCAAATCATTGCAAAAGTAACACAGGAAAAACCTAAAAAGGTAATACTGCATAGTTCTTGGGGAACAAAACGTTTTTTAGAAACTCCTACGGGTGAGTTGCTTCCGAGGATCTGCTAATGCATGAGTACAGTATTGTACAGTCACTTTTAAACAGTTGTGAAGAACACGCTGCAGAGAACAATGCCAGTTCTGTTTCAAAGGTTGTTGTAAAAATCGGTGTGATGAGTGGAGTAGAGCCTGATTTGCTGCAAACAGCATTTGATACTTTTAAGGAAAAAAGTGTTTGTGAAAATGCAGAGTTTGTTATAAATATTCAAAAAGTTATAATAGTATGTAACGAATGTAAAACAGAAAAAGTTCTAGAAGAACTAGAATATAAATGTGATAATTGCGGCAGTATAAATGTTGAAGTAATAGATGGTGAAGAGATGTATTTAATGCAACTTGAGCTAAATTAGTATAAATTTCTGTTTTGATTAAACAAAACTTAAAGCTTAGTTCGGTATAATTCCGCACTTTTTGTAGAAATACATATATATAATTTAAGGACCATAGATGTACGCAATTATTAAAAATGGTGGTAAGCAATATAAAGTTCAAGAGGGTGACGTTCTAGAATTAGATAAAATGTCTCTTGAGCCAGAAGCTACTATCGAAATCAAAGAAGTTCTAGCAGTAAACGCTGGTGAGCTTAAAGTTGGAGCTCCATACGTAGACGGTGCTGTTGTAACTGCTGAAGTAATTAGTGAAGGTCGTGACAAGAAAGTTGTTATCTTCAAAAAACGTCGTCGTAAAGACAGTAAAGTAAAACGTGGTTTCAGAAGAGATCACACTCGTGTTCGTATCACGAAAATAGCTGCATAAGCTTTAATCTAAAACAGGAGAAATAAGATGGCTCATAAGAAAGGTCAAGGTAGTACACAGAATAACCGTGATTCAGCTGGTCGTAGACTTGGTGTAAAAAAATATGGTGGAGAAGCTGTTGTTGCTGGTAACATCATTATCCGTCAAAGAGGAACAAAAGTTCACCCTGGTAAAAATGTAGGTATGGGTAAAGACCACACTATCTACGCTTTAGTTGACGGTGTTGTTTCTTTTGAAAGAAAAGATAAGAAACGTAAACAAGTTTCTATCATTCCTGCTGCATAATTCTACAAGTGTTTGGGGTCTTCCCCGAACATTTTATTAAAACTTCAAAAACCTAAAAATCCAAAATCAAATGTTTAACAATTTACTTTTTATAGAGAAGTAGTATATTGTTAAGTATTTTTCTATGGTAAAATCTCATCATAAATATTCAAAGGAGAACACTTGTTTACAGATAGTGTCGAATTAACAGTTTCATCAGGAAAGGGTGGTGCAGG is a window from the Sulfurimonas sp. C5 genome containing:
- the hypF gene encoding carbamoyltransferase HypF — translated: MEIRKALFVKGVVQGVGFRPFVYKTALVNKLSGYVRNDADGVTIELQGKKQDVDAFWKQLHRELPPLAHIDSIETNIIDLNDEQGFVILQSDDSHTKMTLISPDIAVCKECLEDLKTKQKYHNYFAVNCTNCGPRYSIIKTLPYDRVNTSMAAFEMCASCSSDYNDPTSRRYHAQPISCNSCGPKLDGEIETFARYIKEGKIVAIKGVGGFHIVCDATNNTVIQKLREYKKRPTKPFALMCKDIEQVKTVAEVDSKEKELLNSKEAPIVIVRKKTDAKLSELIAPNIDRIGCMLTYTPLHHLLFECLENPIVATSANLGEEPIITTKEEIEKKLPFIEHILDFDREIVNAIDDSLVQVVDSKMQVLRLGRGYAPKVVKLPHKSDKNILAVGANAKSSIALVMEDNIILSPHIGDLDSLEAFTYFERTYESFKGFYDFKPQQIICDKHPNYLSTKWANSQNLPLQTMQHHLAHIYATKAEFALVDDYLGFSFDGTGFGDDGTLWGGEIFVGDERKYHFKPLKLLGGVKAIKEPRRIALSLLFEKLNFDEVCKLNLECVKSFSTTELKMLCQSYEKNLNAPLSSSVGRLFDLVASFAGLAQQISYEGESGLLCESIYDVNLTEVLEYSLQNGVIEIDFFKYISDQDAEIKKFPTLFINTLADIIVTIALQEHMEVILSGGVFQNRTLLELVTSKLKKAGVKYFFQQTTPINDGGIALGQAYYYFDKQK
- a CDS encoding HupE/UreJ family protein is translated as MKILLALMALSAMAFGHTTTLESGGFSSGFLHPISGLDHILAMVGVGMLAYASARKGAVLLVAFMGAMVVAATLGFAGVEFAYTEEGILLSIAVVFALIGFAKKISMGAIVAIIAFFGMFHGFAHGAEFQSGSFLAYMAGFSTSTLLLHISGIALAYAYAKTAMKKQTQLA
- the hypB gene encoding hydrogenase nickel incorporation protein HypB, with amino-acid sequence MCQDCGCSITTDVHEHTHEHHHHDHGHHHHDHGHHHHGSSEEHQKAHAHIHDNPQLNDPKTISVISKILDKNDHEAAHNREHLNSHKVLGINLMSSPGSGKTTLLEHLADVADFKFSVVEGDLETSRDAERLQSKGITAHQIQTGSACHLDAFMVHKALHHIDLDAVDVCFVENVGNLVCPASYDVGTHLNIVLVSVPEGEDKIAKYPVMFRQADLILFTKTDLLPYFDYNIEKEKEMARKLKPNVDILEVSTKDEESLKKVASWIKFKMEMR
- a CDS encoding HypC/HybG/HupF family hydrogenase formation chaperone — protein: MCLSIPSKVVQIDEQTNIATVDTMGVQREASLDLMAEGDVAIGDYVLIHIGFIMNKIDEEDALASLETYKEILTAMDEEERQNAILEADRCEGS
- the hypD gene encoding hydrogenase formation protein HypD, producing MGLELKNLYNDFRDAKTIKAYAKLIAQDAKKLPRPINIMEVCGGHTHTIMKYGILQLLPPNIKFIHGPGCPVCVMPKERVDHAYALAMQKDVILVTLGDMIKVPGSNGSLQDARAKGADVRFVYSPMECLKISKENPTKRIIFFAIGFETTTPMTAALLEQVIKQDIHNILVHINHVTVPEPMRVLLSDDECNIDAFLGPSHVSVISGSKIYEEFPKKWGKPVVVSGFEPVDVMESISMVVKQFVESRCELEVQYKRAVTYDGNLNAQKLIAKYFEKAPHFRFRGLGDIPEGGLKLKKEYDKYNAEVIYDAILPKEEIDDHKLCKCGEILKGKATPPECSIFGTACKPNTPIGSCMVSSEGACAAYYKYGNLL
- the hypE gene encoding hydrogenase expression/formation protein HypE, with translation MTNTITLAQGNGGEENNELISNVFYRAFENEILAKSEDAAVIESGKLAMSTDSFTVSPLFFNGGDIGKLAVCGTCNDLAMMGAKPKYLTCSVIMEEGFELNQLKSIVESMKSELAKNGAVVVSGDTKVVQKGSVDKIFINTTGIGEVLQEGISSNNISEDDLILVSRDIGAHGAAIFAAREGIELETELQSDCESLFSTVEALITNGIQITAMRDATRGGLAAVLNEWAKQSDVCIEVEEEKIPVNQYVQGICEMLGFEAIALANEGTFVLAVKEKDTQTALDVLRKFHPNAQIIAKVTQEKPKKVILHSSWGTKRFLETPTGELLPRIC
- the hypA gene encoding hydrogenase/urease nickel incorporation protein HypA, coding for MHEYSIVQSLLNSCEEHAAENNASSVSKVVVKIGVMSGVEPDLLQTAFDTFKEKSVCENAEFVINIQKVIIVCNECKTEKVLEELEYKCDNCGSINVEVIDGEEMYLMQLELN
- the rplU gene encoding 50S ribosomal protein L21, with translation MYAIIKNGGKQYKVQEGDVLELDKMSLEPEATIEIKEVLAVNAGELKVGAPYVDGAVVTAEVISEGRDKKVVIFKKRRRKDSKVKRGFRRDHTRVRITKIAA
- the rpmA gene encoding 50S ribosomal protein L27 encodes the protein MAHKKGQGSTQNNRDSAGRRLGVKKYGGEAVVAGNIIIRQRGTKVHPGKNVGMGKDHTIYALVDGVVSFERKDKKRKQVSIIPAA